The proteins below come from a single Miscanthus floridulus cultivar M001 chromosome 1, ASM1932011v1, whole genome shotgun sequence genomic window:
- the LOC136504142 gene encoding uncharacterized protein isoform X2, protein MLHQENSEAFVRHHSEQLACGNMRGADNGRPNFLPEKCQIAVCQRGEKVGLFDEELVHGVHLTNPTVQSPLVPSGVKETPIVDHNKRPASSDLLDIVECKRLKQEDQIVTKEDNHASAEEDFHEYPTYTTCERSLDSPLYESEESEDEGVDSPLHYSHAHTYVEDDLWPASFHQSVGPFPSRKPVPIGPNHQAELPECRPFGGRTEEGESVKWIRNVVMPMPGTDASSLVLEPVHCKAGCDCLDEGSINCVKKHVREAREKLKGAVGADTFRELGFYDMGEEVASRWTEEEEHLFQQVVLSNPASLRRNFWDELPLVFPSKSSKELVSYYFNVFMLRKRAEQNRFDPVNIHSDDDEWQAGGDGEFPITGRTDEYLPTEPLTDEDDVACNPVPLEGDFYEDSDDEDVLDNANGDRHNGVQRAGMLSEGHPVMSYIDHNQQTFKLDADAQDDSCTSFEAHQVGVEGGTHTDIADDNHYRSDGFGSGAEHGFFGDHCDTKEWDFGFSTGWEKHDFLSTNNVIEEVFGKGSSEDGSNTATGQDLI, encoded by the exons ATGCTGCATCAGGAAAACAGTGAGGCTTTCGTGAGGCACCACTCTGAGCAGCTTGCATGTGGCAACATGAGGGGAGCAGATAATGGTCGTCCGAATTTCCTTCCTGAGAAATGCCAGATTGCAG TTTGCCAAAGGGGTGAAAAGGTTGGCCTATTTGACGAAGAGCTGGTACATGGTGTTCATCTAACCAATCCTACTGTTCAGTCACCATTGGTGCCAAGTGGTGTCAAAGAAACACCTATAGTTGATCATAACAAGAGACCTGCATCCAGTGACCTGCTGGACATAGTTGAATGCAAACGGCTAAAGCAGGAAGATCAAA TCGTAACTAAGGAAGACAACCATGCATCTGCTGAGGAGGATTTTCATGAGTATCCCACATACACGACTTGTGAAAGAAGCTTGGACTCACCACTATATGAGAGTGAGGAAAGTGAAGATGAGGGTGTAGATTCACCTCTCCATTATTCACATGCTCACACCTATGTTGAAGATGATCTATGGCCTGCCAGCTTTCATCAATCTGTAGGCCCGTTTCCCTCGAGGAAACCTGTTCCTATTGGGCCAAATCATCAGGCTGAATTACCTGAGTGCAGGCCATTTGGTGGAAGAACTGAAGAAGGCGAAAGTGTCAAGTGGATCAGAAACGTTGTTATGCCAATGCCTGGTACTGATGCATCGTCTTTGGTGTTGGAACCTGTTCACTGCAAGGCAGGCTGTGATTGTCTTGATGAAGGTTCAATCAATTGTGTGAAAAAGCATGTGAGGGAAGCAAGAGAAAAGCTGAAGGGTGCTGTTGGTGCTGACACCTTCAGGGAGTTGGGTTTCTATGATATGGGAGAAGAGGTTGCCTCAAGGTGGACAGAAGAGGAGGAACATTTGTTCCAGCAAGTGGTCTTGTCAAACCCTGCTTCTCTGCGCAGAAACTTCTGGGATGAACTCCCTCTTGTCTTCCCTTCCAAGTCCAGCAAAGAACTAGTGAGCTACTACTTCAATGTTTTCATGTTGAGGAAGAGGGCTGAGCAGAACAGGTTCGACCCAGTGAACATCCACAGTGACGATGACGAATGGCAGGCAGGTGGTGATGGTGAGTTTCCAATCACAGGAAGAACTGATGAATACTTGCCAACTGAGCCCCTTACTGATGAAGATGATGTTGCATGCAATCCAGTTCCTCTGGAGGGGGATTTCTATGAAGATTCTGATGATGAGGATGTGCTTGACAATGCCAATGGAGACAGGCATAATGGTGTGCAGAGGGCTGGTATGTTGTCAGAGGGCCATCCTGTAATGTCATATATAGATCATAATCAACAGACATTCAAGCTAGATGCAGATGCACAAGATGACTCTTGCACATCATTTGAGGCTCATCAGGTTGGTGTTGAAGGTGGGACACATACTGATATTGCTGATGACAATCACTACAGGAGTGACGGCTTTGGTAGTGGTGCAGAGCATGGGTTCTTTGGTGATCATTGTGACACAAAAGAGTGGGACTTCGGTTTCAGTACCGGTTGGGAGAAGCATGATTTTTTGTCAACAAACAATGTCATAGAAGAGGTGTTCGGAAAGGGCTCCAGTGAAGATGGGAGCAACACTGCTACTGGCCAGGACCTTATCTGA
- the LOC136504142 gene encoding uncharacterized protein isoform X1, giving the protein MLHQENSEAFVRHHSEQLACGNMRGADNGRPNFLPEKCQIAVCPEVCQRGEKVGLFDEELVHGVHLTNPTVQSPLVPSGVKETPIVDHNKRPASSDLLDIVECKRLKQEDQIVTKEDNHASAEEDFHEYPTYTTCERSLDSPLYESEESEDEGVDSPLHYSHAHTYVEDDLWPASFHQSVGPFPSRKPVPIGPNHQAELPECRPFGGRTEEGESVKWIRNVVMPMPGTDASSLVLEPVHCKAGCDCLDEGSINCVKKHVREAREKLKGAVGADTFRELGFYDMGEEVASRWTEEEEHLFQQVVLSNPASLRRNFWDELPLVFPSKSSKELVSYYFNVFMLRKRAEQNRFDPVNIHSDDDEWQAGGDGEFPITGRTDEYLPTEPLTDEDDVACNPVPLEGDFYEDSDDEDVLDNANGDRHNGVQRAGMLSEGHPVMSYIDHNQQTFKLDADAQDDSCTSFEAHQVGVEGGTHTDIADDNHYRSDGFGSGAEHGFFGDHCDTKEWDFGFSTGWEKHDFLSTNNVIEEVFGKGSSEDGSNTATGQDLI; this is encoded by the exons ATGCTGCATCAGGAAAACAGTGAGGCTTTCGTGAGGCACCACTCTGAGCAGCTTGCATGTGGCAACATGAGGGGAGCAGATAATGGTCGTCCGAATTTCCTTCCTGAGAAATGCCAGATTGCAG TTTGTCCTGAAGTTTGCCAAAGGGGTGAAAAGGTTGGCCTATTTGACGAAGAGCTGGTACATGGTGTTCATCTAACCAATCCTACTGTTCAGTCACCATTGGTGCCAAGTGGTGTCAAAGAAACACCTATAGTTGATCATAACAAGAGACCTGCATCCAGTGACCTGCTGGACATAGTTGAATGCAAACGGCTAAAGCAGGAAGATCAAA TCGTAACTAAGGAAGACAACCATGCATCTGCTGAGGAGGATTTTCATGAGTATCCCACATACACGACTTGTGAAAGAAGCTTGGACTCACCACTATATGAGAGTGAGGAAAGTGAAGATGAGGGTGTAGATTCACCTCTCCATTATTCACATGCTCACACCTATGTTGAAGATGATCTATGGCCTGCCAGCTTTCATCAATCTGTAGGCCCGTTTCCCTCGAGGAAACCTGTTCCTATTGGGCCAAATCATCAGGCTGAATTACCTGAGTGCAGGCCATTTGGTGGAAGAACTGAAGAAGGCGAAAGTGTCAAGTGGATCAGAAACGTTGTTATGCCAATGCCTGGTACTGATGCATCGTCTTTGGTGTTGGAACCTGTTCACTGCAAGGCAGGCTGTGATTGTCTTGATGAAGGTTCAATCAATTGTGTGAAAAAGCATGTGAGGGAAGCAAGAGAAAAGCTGAAGGGTGCTGTTGGTGCTGACACCTTCAGGGAGTTGGGTTTCTATGATATGGGAGAAGAGGTTGCCTCAAGGTGGACAGAAGAGGAGGAACATTTGTTCCAGCAAGTGGTCTTGTCAAACCCTGCTTCTCTGCGCAGAAACTTCTGGGATGAACTCCCTCTTGTCTTCCCTTCCAAGTCCAGCAAAGAACTAGTGAGCTACTACTTCAATGTTTTCATGTTGAGGAAGAGGGCTGAGCAGAACAGGTTCGACCCAGTGAACATCCACAGTGACGATGACGAATGGCAGGCAGGTGGTGATGGTGAGTTTCCAATCACAGGAAGAACTGATGAATACTTGCCAACTGAGCCCCTTACTGATGAAGATGATGTTGCATGCAATCCAGTTCCTCTGGAGGGGGATTTCTATGAAGATTCTGATGATGAGGATGTGCTTGACAATGCCAATGGAGACAGGCATAATGGTGTGCAGAGGGCTGGTATGTTGTCAGAGGGCCATCCTGTAATGTCATATATAGATCATAATCAACAGACATTCAAGCTAGATGCAGATGCACAAGATGACTCTTGCACATCATTTGAGGCTCATCAGGTTGGTGTTGAAGGTGGGACACATACTGATATTGCTGATGACAATCACTACAGGAGTGACGGCTTTGGTAGTGGTGCAGAGCATGGGTTCTTTGGTGATCATTGTGACACAAAAGAGTGGGACTTCGGTTTCAGTACCGGTTGGGAGAAGCATGATTTTTTGTCAACAAACAATGTCATAGAAGAGGTGTTCGGAAAGGGCTCCAGTGAAGATGGGAGCAACACTGCTACTGGCCAGGACCTTATCTGA